The Xanthomonas sontii genomic sequence GCTGGCGCAACTGCAGGTTGTGCAGCGCCATCGCCAGCTGTTCGGCCACCACCTCGACCAGGGGCAGGCGCTCGAGCAGGGTCGGATCGCGGCTGGACAGGTGGATCAGCCCCAGCGGCTCGCCCTGCACCATCATCGGCACGCAGGTGCCATGGCGTGCCACGCCGGCGGCGTGCGCGCAGGCCGGCGCGGCGCCGGGCCGCTGGATCTGGGTAGCGCGGCTGCGCAGGCCTTCGCAGCCGCTCAGCGACAGCGACGGCGCGCACACCGCATCCTCGCCCCAGTGCGCGACGCAGACCGCCTGCTCGCCCGCCGCGTCGGTGCAGTACACGCTGCAGCCGGCGTCGCCGAGCAGGCGCTCCAGCGCCTGCCGCGCGACCTCCACCGCCTCGTCCTGCTGCACGCAGCTCTGCAGTCCGCGGCTGCAGCGGTTGAGCGTGCGCAGATCCTGTTCGGTGCGCTGCATCTGCTGCACGGTGCCCACCAGCAGCGCATTGGCATGGTGACCGCGCTGCTCGGCCTGACTGCGGCGGCCGATCTCGCGGCGCAGCAGCAGGTACAGGCCCAGGGTCAGCGCACACACCGTGGGGATGCCGATCACCGCCAGCCGGCGCAGCAGGTCGGCGTTGGCGGCGGTGGAGCGGGCGCTGCTGGCCAGCGCCGCGCGCTCGCTGCGCACCAGGCTGTCGGTGTTGCGCCGGATCGCCTGCGACATCAGACGGCCCTGGCGGGCGCGCTCCGGGTCCGGCTTGCGCATGCCTGCCGCCCTGCCCTGGAAGCGGGCCACGGCGAGCGCGCTGTCGCGCATGCGCGCCTCGATCTGCGCCTGGACCTCCTGCAGCCGCTGCTGCTGCGCGGGGTTGCCCTGCAGCAGCGTGGCCAGTTGCTGCAGCCGCGGCGGCAGCGCGCGCTGGCACGCCCGGAAATCGGCCAGGTGTTCGCGGCTGTCCAGCAGCAGGAAGCCGCGC encodes the following:
- a CDS encoding diguanylate cyclase; the encoded protein is MPSTTINRYGVPLALLLLLGISGGVLVGSERFLADAAAVQRSHRVIAEINGLQLNLADCDASLRGFLLLDSREHLADFRACQRALPPRLQQLATLLQGNPAQQQRLQEVQAQIEARMRDSALAVARFQGRAAGMRKPDPERARQGRLMSQAIRRNTDSLVRSERAALASSARSTAANADLLRRLAVIGIPTVCALTLGLYLLLRREIGRRSQAEQRGHHANALLVGTVQQMQRTEQDLRTLNRCSRGLQSCVQQDEAVEVARQALERLLGDAGCSVYCTDAAGEQAVCVAHWGEDAVCAPSLSLSGCEGLRSRATQIQRPGAAPACAHAAGVARHGTCVPMMVQGEPLGLIHLSSRDPTLLERLPLVEVVAEQLAMALHNLQLRQRLRTQSIRDPLTGLYNRRYLEESLVRELARCERREQPLALMMLDLDHFKALNDRLGHAGGDALLAAFGQLLAGLVRPEDIACRYGGEEFTVILPGAAADVAQRRAEQIRAAVANLQVQHQGQALPPVTVSIGVAAYPDHGRSTEELLRCADAALYRGKRSGRNRVAAAGDAPLRIAEA